From Vicinamibacterales bacterium:
TGGGGCCAGGAGGTCCTGATACGCATTTCGTGGGATTTACTGTACCTGGCATCTTTCCTGGGTGTGCTTTTTGTCGTCGGACACGCTGTGTGGATTGCGTTCTTCGTCAAGGAGGACGGTGCGCCGGTTGACGACGCCTCGGTGGCACACCTGCCAAAGAGAGTGGCGCGGCATTCGTTCGCGTCTCGAGCCTTTCACTGGATTATGGCAGTGACGATGCTGGTCCTGTTGTTCACCGGGTTCCTTCCGGTGATCGGCATCCAGTTTCCGTGGGTCACCATCCACTGGGTCGCCGGTGTGGTGCTCACGCTTTCGATCATTTATCACATCATCCACGCGTCATTCTGGCTGGACCTGGGGTCGATGTGGATTGGTCCCAAAGACATCACTGACGCGCTGTGTCGCTTTAAGCGTAGCGTTGGGCAGGACGCGCCGCCGCCGCGGAAGCACGCGAAATATCCCCTGGAGAACCGG
This genomic window contains:
- a CDS encoding cytochrome b/b6 domain-containing protein; amino-acid sequence: MNFLTWGTDPWGQEVLIRISWDLLYLASFLGVLFVVGHAVWIAFFVKEDGAPVDDASVAHLPKRVARHSFASRAFHWIMAVTMLVLLFTGFLPVIGIQFPWVTIHWVAGVVLTLSIIYHIIHASFWLDLGSMWIGPKDITDALCRFKRSVGQDAPPPRKHAKYPLENRLYHQVIMLTGLLVIITGLLMTVRIETPLWARNPYLFADQTWGMIYVVHGLSSVSLVTLIIAHIYFGIRPEKRWLTWSMILGWIDRRHYSEHHDPEQWVARPEGGPGKD